From the Paludisphaera mucosa genome, one window contains:
- the aroE gene encoding shikimate dehydrogenase, translating into MALICATIGRGRHSSLLEEWQAAAKAGAELVELRIDCLRREPDLKRLLKNRFTPFIFTVRRGVDGGMWRGDEEKRRQILREAIALGVDYVDLENDVAGEIRRFGKTKRIVSYHNLKKTPEDMGEVIAACAERDPDVVKVAVAASSVADASRVLQASVGAKHPTVAIAMGEIGQFTRILNAKFGAPFTFAGFNPERVFAAGMPFLSELKKDYLYEKIDADTEVYGVIGDPIGHSLSPAIHNAAFRELGLNKVLVPFLVPKGGLEGFFRSLEWVGVKGCSVTIPHKEDVIPLLKSKENSVERTGSCNTVAIADDGTKTGYNTDYRAAMDSLESVLGRSDDPESPSPLIDKQVLILGAGGVARSIAFGVTRRGASVTLTNRHDERAALLAEEVGCRSANWGLRATMLADVIVNCTPVGMHPNVDDTPLPPSAFQRPSIVVFDTIYHPENTMMLKLARERGCTTLTGVDMFLRQAALQFKIYAGREAPIDVMRAALKRKLGPLKDE; encoded by the coding sequence ATGGCATTGATCTGTGCGACGATCGGGCGGGGCCGCCATTCCTCGCTCCTCGAAGAGTGGCAGGCCGCGGCCAAGGCGGGGGCCGAGCTGGTCGAGCTGCGCATCGACTGCCTCCGGCGCGAGCCCGACCTCAAGCGGCTGCTCAAGAACCGCTTCACGCCGTTCATCTTCACCGTCCGCCGCGGCGTCGACGGCGGCATGTGGCGCGGCGACGAGGAGAAGCGACGGCAGATCCTCCGCGAGGCCATCGCCCTCGGGGTCGATTACGTCGACCTGGAAAATGACGTCGCCGGCGAGATCCGCCGCTTCGGCAAGACCAAGCGGATCGTCAGCTACCACAACCTGAAGAAGACGCCCGAGGACATGGGCGAGGTCATCGCCGCCTGCGCCGAGCGCGACCCGGACGTCGTCAAGGTGGCCGTGGCCGCCTCATCGGTCGCGGACGCCTCGCGGGTGCTCCAGGCCTCGGTCGGCGCCAAGCATCCGACGGTCGCCATCGCCATGGGCGAGATCGGCCAGTTCACCCGGATCCTCAACGCCAAGTTCGGGGCCCCATTCACCTTCGCCGGCTTCAACCCCGAGCGCGTCTTCGCCGCGGGCATGCCCTTCCTCTCGGAGCTGAAGAAGGACTATCTCTACGAGAAGATCGACGCCGACACCGAGGTCTACGGCGTGATCGGCGACCCGATCGGCCACAGCCTCAGCCCGGCCATCCACAACGCCGCGTTCCGGGAACTCGGCCTGAACAAGGTGCTCGTCCCGTTCCTGGTCCCCAAGGGGGGCCTCGAAGGCTTCTTCCGCAGCCTCGAATGGGTCGGGGTCAAGGGCTGCAGCGTCACGATCCCGCACAAGGAAGACGTGATCCCCCTGCTCAAGAGCAAGGAGAACTCCGTCGAGCGGACGGGCTCATGCAACACGGTGGCCATCGCCGACGACGGCACGAAGACCGGCTACAACACCGACTACCGGGCGGCGATGGACTCGCTCGAATCGGTCCTGGGCCGAAGCGACGACCCCGAGTCGCCGAGCCCGTTGATCGACAAGCAGGTGCTGATCCTCGGCGCCGGCGGCGTGGCTCGCTCGATCGCCTTCGGCGTGACGCGTCGGGGCGCCAGCGTCACCTTGACGAACCGCCACGACGAACGCGCGGCGCTGCTCGCCGAGGAGGTCGGCTGCCGATCGGCGAACTGGGGCCTGCGGGCGACGATGCTGGCCGACGTGATCGTCAACTGCACGCCCGTCGGGATGCACCCCAACGTCGACGACACCCCGCTGCCGCCCTCGGCGTTCCAGCGGCCGAGCATCGTCGTCTTCGACACGATCTACCATCCCGAGAACACGATGATGCTCAAGCTGGCGCGCGAGCGAGGCTGCACCACCCTGACGGGCGTGGACATGTTCCTGCGTCAGGCGGCGTTGCAGTTCAAGATCTACGCCGGGCGGGAAGCGCCGATCGACGTGATGCGGGCGGCCCTCAAACGCAAGCTGGGACCCCTGAAGGACGAATGA
- a CDS encoding glycosyltransferase family 39 protein yields the protein MPDHPTPNQQQPIATAGQGGEPSHRWSWPASVLVFALALAALAPTAGDFGVTWDEPAYRYSQVISAQWWRQWASVRSWGDVQAQLDPDALLYYWPYARFGINFHPPLAGQVSLAGRAVVGSWMKDYPSRRMGSIVEFALTIAIGCHFLSRRYGPAAGLVMAGSLLFMPRLYGQAHLLDTDIPGLFLWAATALAFWNGLHEPNARRWRVLVGVLLGLAFLEKTAAVAVLLPILAWMTVACLPSAFTWKAGRAAWIDAAFTLGLMLLPLGAAFVEIQMLQRRLPPPSQADLYFQTFPRPQVAMPGAILAVPLVVWSLRRLLARRRPGSPIWGVERPALETLAAIAAFAPVVGWLGNPAWWRETIVRMTHYYTLTNDRQGALPDILILYAGQIYKYSLPWHNGWVLAAITVPPTILAAGLAGIAWGLRRVRTDRIPVYFLLHLAILPFLRMFHTPAHDGVRLLLPSFFFLAAFAGWGTVWIGRAVARRIRWGVVMTAALVLAPALVSLVRIHPYELSYYNALIGGPSGAWRRGFEMTYWYDALTPSVLEELDRKLPQGAELDFLNKKTESSMQVLNDLQALGHLRPDILLFRRSGEHFPFVLLLTQDSKATAFTRLLFAMKPWFASEPRQLDGLRVLTIADPVAVSRAWALSMLVDAPAPPRRDLPVAPEWVHAYAPILRRFWGEGLQLDDPLTFNSVVFDWARTDPEGLKAAARRIAELKPEPEDANATRLSRMLMPDGDVTPQAINKSLLGQLVAARPEALVEAVDILIAHPDAVASVLTRYGYTDPATVGGYLDRDQVEERIARP from the coding sequence ATGCCGGACCATCCCACCCCGAACCAGCAGCAACCGATCGCGACCGCGGGGCAGGGGGGCGAGCCCTCACACCGATGGTCCTGGCCCGCCTCGGTGCTCGTCTTCGCCCTCGCGCTCGCGGCGTTGGCGCCGACGGCGGGCGACTTCGGCGTGACCTGGGACGAGCCGGCCTATCGCTACAGCCAGGTGATCTCGGCGCAGTGGTGGCGGCAATGGGCCTCGGTGCGCTCGTGGGGAGACGTCCAGGCGCAGCTCGACCCCGACGCCTTGCTCTATTACTGGCCTTATGCGCGGTTCGGGATCAACTTCCATCCCCCGCTCGCCGGCCAGGTCAGCCTCGCCGGGCGGGCGGTGGTCGGCTCGTGGATGAAGGACTACCCTTCGCGACGGATGGGTTCGATCGTCGAGTTCGCGCTCACGATCGCCATCGGCTGCCACTTCCTGTCGCGACGCTACGGGCCGGCGGCGGGGCTGGTGATGGCCGGCTCACTGCTGTTCATGCCTCGGCTGTACGGCCAGGCGCACCTGCTCGACACCGACATCCCCGGCCTCTTCCTGTGGGCGGCCACGGCGCTCGCCTTCTGGAACGGCCTGCACGAGCCGAACGCCCGCCGCTGGCGAGTGCTGGTGGGGGTCTTGCTCGGGCTCGCCTTCCTGGAGAAGACGGCGGCGGTCGCCGTGCTCCTGCCCATCCTCGCCTGGATGACCGTGGCCTGCCTGCCGTCGGCTTTCACCTGGAAGGCGGGTCGCGCCGCCTGGATCGACGCGGCGTTCACGCTGGGGTTGATGCTCCTGCCGCTGGGTGCGGCCTTCGTCGAGATCCAGATGTTGCAGCGCCGGCTGCCGCCCCCCTCGCAGGCGGACCTCTATTTCCAGACATTCCCTCGTCCCCAGGTCGCGATGCCGGGGGCGATCCTGGCCGTCCCGCTCGTGGTCTGGTCGCTGCGACGCCTGCTCGCGCGCCGGCGGCCCGGCAGCCCGATCTGGGGCGTCGAGCGACCGGCGCTCGAGACGCTGGCGGCCATCGCGGCGTTCGCGCCCGTCGTGGGCTGGCTGGGGAACCCCGCCTGGTGGCGCGAGACCATCGTGCGGATGACCCATTACTACACCCTCACCAACGACCGCCAGGGGGCCTTGCCGGACATCCTGATCCTCTACGCCGGCCAGATCTACAAGTACAGCCTCCCGTGGCACAACGGCTGGGTGCTGGCCGCGATCACGGTCCCGCCCACGATCCTCGCGGCCGGGCTGGCGGGGATCGCCTGGGGGCTTCGGCGCGTGCGAACCGACCGGATCCCGGTGTATTTCCTGCTCCACCTGGCGATCCTGCCTTTCCTGAGGATGTTCCACACGCCGGCCCACGACGGCGTCCGGCTGCTGCTGCCGTCGTTCTTCTTCCTGGCGGCGTTCGCGGGCTGGGGGACCGTCTGGATCGGCCGGGCGGTCGCCCGACGCATCCGCTGGGGCGTGGTCATGACCGCGGCGCTCGTCCTGGCGCCGGCGCTGGTCTCGCTCGTCCGGATCCACCCCTACGAGCTGTCGTATTACAACGCCCTGATCGGAGGACCGTCGGGCGCCTGGCGCCGGGGCTTCGAGATGACCTACTGGTACGACGCCCTCACGCCCAGCGTGCTCGAGGAGCTGGACCGCAAGTTGCCTCAGGGCGCCGAGCTGGACTTCCTGAACAAGAAGACCGAGTCGTCGATGCAGGTGCTCAACGACCTGCAGGCCCTGGGCCATCTCCGGCCCGACATCCTCCTGTTCCGGCGCAGCGGCGAGCACTTCCCGTTCGTCCTGCTGCTGACCCAGGACTCCAAGGCGACGGCGTTCACGAGGCTCCTCTTCGCGATGAAGCCCTGGTTCGCCTCCGAGCCCCGCCAGCTCGACGGCCTGCGGGTGCTGACGATCGCCGATCCCGTGGCCGTCTCGCGGGCCTGGGCCCTCAGCATGCTCGTCGACGCGCCCGCCCCCCCGCGTCGCGACCTCCCCGTCGCTCCCGAATGGGTCCACGCCTACGCGCCCATCCTCAGGCGATTCTGGGGCGAGGGGCTCCAGCTCGACGACCCTCTCACATTCAATTCGGTCGTCTTCGACTGGGCCCGGACCGACCCCGAGGGCCTCAAGGCCGCGGCGCGTCGCATCGCGGAACTGAAGCCGGAGCCGGAAGACGCGAATGCGACTCGATTGTCTCGCATGCTCATGCCGGATGGCGACGTCACACCCCAGGCGATCAACAAGAGCCTTCTCGGCCAGCTCGTGGCCGCCCGGCCCGAGGCGCTCGTCGAGGCCGTCGACATCCTCATCGCGCATCCCGACGCCGTGGCGAGCGTGCTCACCCGGTACGGCTACACCGACCCCGCGACGGTCGGCGGCTACCTCGACCGCGACCAGGTCGAGGAACGCATCGCCCGGCCGTGA
- a CDS encoding WD40 repeat domain-containing serine/threonine protein kinase has protein sequence MEGPSAVPDEPDDSFVTHAGGPVDAETEPPTIRAQAPESNGWKTGEADAIAGKLADLLEGMKSTIAEPATAQPSTPETIPLLSTIEGLEASFGSLGLPQARPVEPSDDPAAVSRIRYQGCVAAGTIIDEYEVLELIGWGGMGEVYRARHRMTAFDQVVALKIIRRSIWDAETRTSDPTRLVARFYLEMKAAAMIRDDHVVPVLNAGLHDGFPYYVMLLIDGESLSKRLKGGRMPPAEAAALLEPIVRAVEHAHAKGVVHRDIKPSNIIIDASGKPYLTDFGLAKMFEQTMTLTLTAKDVLMGTPQYIPPEQVRNASRVDPRSDVYSLGATLYEMLAGRPPYTGDDSMAIVLRVLNEPLTPPQRWNPEVPDELDRICVRCLEKDPARRFKTAAELADELARFVKGVPIKTRKPGFLENAVHWVVERPVIAGLLLACVASVLLGLASTSIQLLRVQRALKQLERQSALGRLSLASSALDAGRTSDAEAELRRCAPEYRDWEWRYLDRLRHHKPPILRGYPGTLYGVAFRPGGDDLVAAGRRGPPWIWNGMMSAKPQELPGLPAEATVYDLAWSRPPGGAERIIATCTDGCARVWTRSGDAWGLPRVLKGHRGGVDALAVSRDGLRLATGGDDGRILIWDATGGTDAPLSVLVQDGPAILGLAFDAQGSHLFSVGEAQPPRAWSLESRSAVHFQGMTRPEETSLALAISPSGRKIAVGGADGTVAIWDVDAPTAPQELKFHFDAVNALVFSPDERRLVTAASDGTVIFTEVATWEKMLARRGHKDSVEALAFSDDGLTLASAGGDGSVVLWNARPWERAANVEPRKLEGGGGSIGAVAVRRDGLQIASAGSDGVIRLWDEPSHAVSKVLRAHTKKVTGLAYSPDGRRLASACRAGTVRLWDLTSGPEAAAPESRLLGSHEGRCIALVYGPDGRTLATGGVDRKIRFWDLETPGASQEKSVPDEVFCLAFSPDGATLASAGADEDGAITIWTHSAEGWTKSRLLRGHDRQVNALSFGPDGRHLASVSHDWTARSWDLEDGSSTVLRGHISRVWGVAASRDGARIATAGGDRSVRIWDAATGEEEATLLAHEGRVRAVAFAPDGRFLASCGDDGLVYLWDPSRWKARD, from the coding sequence ATGGAAGGTCCGTCCGCCGTCCCCGACGAGCCCGACGACTCGTTCGTCACCCACGCGGGGGGGCCGGTCGACGCCGAGACCGAGCCCCCGACGATCCGGGCGCAAGCTCCCGAGTCGAACGGCTGGAAGACCGGCGAGGCCGACGCCATCGCGGGCAAGTTGGCGGACCTGCTCGAAGGCATGAAGTCCACCATCGCCGAGCCCGCGACGGCGCAGCCCTCGACGCCCGAGACGATCCCCCTGCTCTCGACGATCGAGGGCCTCGAAGCCAGCTTCGGAAGCCTGGGCCTCCCCCAAGCCCGGCCCGTCGAGCCTTCGGACGATCCGGCGGCGGTGAGCCGGATCCGCTATCAGGGCTGCGTCGCCGCCGGCACGATCATCGACGAGTACGAGGTGCTCGAGCTGATCGGCTGGGGGGGCATGGGCGAGGTCTATCGCGCCCGCCACCGCATGACGGCCTTCGACCAGGTCGTCGCCCTCAAGATCATCCGCCGCTCGATCTGGGACGCCGAGACGCGGACCAGCGACCCCACGCGACTGGTCGCGCGGTTTTACCTCGAGATGAAGGCCGCGGCGATGATCCGCGACGACCACGTCGTCCCGGTCCTGAACGCCGGCCTGCACGACGGCTTCCCGTACTACGTCATGCTGCTCATCGACGGCGAGAGCCTGTCGAAGCGGCTCAAGGGCGGCCGGATGCCCCCCGCCGAGGCCGCGGCCCTGCTGGAACCCATCGTCCGGGCGGTCGAGCACGCCCACGCCAAGGGGGTCGTGCATCGCGACATCAAGCCCAGCAACATCATCATCGACGCCTCCGGGAAGCCGTATCTCACCGATTTCGGCCTCGCGAAGATGTTCGAGCAGACGATGACGCTGACGCTCACGGCCAAGGACGTCTTGATGGGCACGCCCCAATACATCCCCCCGGAGCAGGTCCGCAACGCCTCGCGCGTCGACCCTCGCAGCGATGTCTACAGCCTGGGCGCCACCCTCTACGAGATGCTCGCCGGCCGCCCCCCCTACACCGGGGACGACTCGATGGCGATCGTCCTCCGCGTGCTCAACGAACCCCTCACGCCCCCCCAGCGCTGGAACCCCGAGGTGCCCGACGAGCTGGACCGGATCTGCGTCCGATGCCTGGAGAAAGACCCGGCCCGACGCTTCAAGACCGCCGCCGAGCTGGCCGACGAGCTGGCGCGGTTCGTCAAGGGCGTGCCGATCAAGACCCGGAAGCCGGGCTTCCTGGAGAACGCCGTCCACTGGGTCGTCGAGCGACCCGTCATCGCGGGGCTGCTGCTCGCCTGCGTCGCCTCGGTCTTGCTCGGCCTGGCGTCGACCTCCATCCAGCTCTTGCGGGTCCAGCGAGCCCTGAAGCAACTGGAGCGGCAGTCCGCCCTCGGCCGCCTCTCGCTCGCCTCGTCGGCCCTGGACGCCGGCCGGACGTCCGACGCCGAGGCCGAATTGCGGCGTTGCGCGCCCGAGTACCGCGACTGGGAGTGGCGTTACCTGGACCGGCTCCGACACCACAAGCCGCCGATCCTCCGGGGCTATCCCGGCACGCTCTACGGCGTGGCCTTCCGGCCGGGCGGCGACGACCTGGTCGCGGCCGGCCGGCGCGGGCCGCCGTGGATCTGGAACGGGATGATGTCCGCCAAGCCGCAGGAGCTGCCCGGCCTCCCCGCGGAGGCGACGGTCTACGACCTCGCCTGGTCGCGTCCCCCCGGCGGGGCCGAGCGGATCATCGCCACCTGCACCGACGGCTGCGCCCGCGTCTGGACCCGTTCGGGCGACGCGTGGGGCCTGCCGAGGGTCCTCAAAGGCCACCGCGGCGGCGTCGACGCCCTGGCGGTCTCGCGCGACGGCCTGCGGCTGGCGACCGGAGGGGACGACGGTCGGATCCTGATCTGGGACGCGACCGGCGGGACCGACGCTCCCCTGAGCGTCCTCGTCCAGGACGGCCCGGCGATCCTGGGCCTGGCCTTCGACGCCCAGGGATCGCATCTGTTCAGCGTCGGCGAGGCCCAGCCGCCTCGGGCCTGGTCCCTGGAATCTCGCAGCGCCGTCCACTTCCAGGGGATGACCCGGCCCGAGGAGACCTCGCTGGCCCTGGCGATCTCTCCCAGCGGTCGGAAGATCGCGGTCGGGGGTGCGGATGGGACCGTGGCGATCTGGGACGTCGACGCGCCGACCGCGCCTCAGGAGCTGAAATTCCACTTCGACGCCGTCAACGCGCTCGTCTTCAGCCCCGATGAGCGCAGGCTCGTCACCGCCGCCTCCGACGGCACGGTGATCTTCACCGAGGTCGCCACCTGGGAGAAGATGCTGGCCCGGCGGGGCCACAAGGATTCGGTCGAGGCGCTCGCGTTCAGCGACGACGGCCTGACCCTGGCGTCGGCCGGGGGCGACGGCTCGGTCGTGCTCTGGAACGCCCGGCCCTGGGAGCGGGCCGCGAACGTGGAGCCCCGGAAGCTTGAGGGCGGCGGCGGTTCGATCGGGGCCGTCGCCGTGCGGCGCGACGGCCTCCAGATCGCCTCGGCGGGCTCCGACGGCGTGATCCGGCTCTGGGACGAGCCGTCGCACGCCGTCTCCAAGGTCCTCCGCGCGCACACCAAGAAGGTCACCGGCCTGGCCTACAGCCCCGACGGGCGGCGCCTGGCCTCCGCCTGCCGCGCCGGCACCGTCCGGCTTTGGGACCTGACGTCCGGCCCCGAGGCGGCCGCGCCGGAGTCGCGCCTGCTGGGCTCGCACGAGGGCCGCTGCATCGCCCTGGTCTATGGGCCCGACGGGCGGACGCTGGCCACCGGCGGCGTCGACCGCAAGATCCGTTTCTGGGACCTGGAAACCCCCGGCGCGTCCCAGGAGAAGTCCGTCCCCGACGAGGTCTTCTGCCTGGCCTTCAGCCCCGACGGCGCCACGCTCGCCTCCGCCGGCGCCGACGAGGACGGCGCGATCACCATCTGGACTCACTCCGCCGAGGGCTGGACGAAGTCTCGCCTGCTCCGCGGCCATGACCGGCAGGTCAACGCCCTGTCCTTCGGGCCCGACGGCCGGCACCTGGCCTCCGTCAGCCACGACTGGACGGCCCGGTCGTGGGATCTTGAAGACGGCAGCTCGACCGTCCTGCGAGGGCACATCAGCCGCGTCTGGGGCGTCGCCGCCAGCCGCGACGGGGCCCGGATCGCGACGGCCGGCGGCGATCGTTCGGTCCGGATCTGGGACGCGGCCACGGGCGAGGAAGAGGCCACGCTCCTCGCCCACGAGGGCCGCGTCCGGGCCGTGGCCTTCGCGCCCGACGGCCGATTCCTCGCCTCGTGCGGCGACGACGGCTTGGTCTATCTCTGGGACCCGTCGCGCTGGAAGGCGCGCGACTGA
- the mutL gene encoding DNA mismatch repair endonuclease MutL, with the protein MGQIQKLPASVVNQIAAGEVVERPASVVKEMMENAIDAGARRLEVSVERGGKDLIRIADDGEGIAAEEMLLAFQPHATSKLQTAEDLHRVRTLGFRGEALAAIAEISKVRCQTRRADAPEGSEIQIEAGIAGPIKSCGCPVGTVMEVRNLFFNTPVRRTFLKSDSTEAGHVAETFARIALAHPQVHMTFRSAGKIVHDLPAVAGVRERIATFFGRELAESLLWVEGKLEQVALWGYVGHPSQSRSSTKGQYLFLGGRYVRDRSLSHALNEAYRGLLMVGRNPVAFLNLEIPPEEVDVNVHPTKIEVRFRDPQRIYSHLLSTLRQTFLSSDLHSRLQAVPGARPAEASSPANGSDDETTDWAAPARLSPTPARAESSYGLESPPASRQAIASWFEPSRGPAAEFPKIPDSVGQVQPPDWSRSLPGRFEFGQGASFDEFASPAPEQTPGPPPEIPPIERRRQPEPDLHAKAIQVHDSYLIAETNEGMMVIDQHALHERILYEELRRRVAEGRVESQGLLVPEPVHMAPDEAATLLEHADLLATLGLEVEGFGGDTVLVRSTPVMLSQLQPERLVRDLAEHLATRPLPPTRDGLVAELLHMVSCKAAVKAGQKLTADEIDALLARRELAADAHHCPHGRPTALIFTKSELEKQFGRI; encoded by the coding sequence ATGGGCCAGATCCAGAAACTTCCGGCGTCGGTCGTCAACCAGATCGCCGCGGGCGAGGTCGTGGAGCGGCCGGCCTCGGTGGTGAAGGAGATGATGGAGAACGCGATCGACGCCGGGGCCAGGCGGCTCGAGGTGAGCGTCGAGCGCGGGGGCAAGGACCTGATCCGGATCGCCGACGACGGCGAGGGGATCGCGGCTGAGGAGATGCTGCTGGCCTTCCAGCCCCACGCCACCAGCAAGCTCCAGACCGCCGAGGACTTGCACCGGGTGCGGACGCTCGGGTTCCGGGGCGAGGCCCTGGCGGCGATCGCCGAGATCTCCAAGGTCCGCTGCCAGACCCGGCGGGCCGACGCGCCCGAAGGGTCGGAGATCCAGATCGAGGCCGGGATCGCCGGGCCGATCAAGAGCTGCGGCTGCCCGGTCGGCACGGTGATGGAGGTCCGAAACCTCTTCTTCAACACGCCGGTGCGGCGGACCTTCTTGAAGTCCGACTCCACCGAGGCCGGCCACGTCGCCGAGACCTTCGCCCGGATCGCCCTGGCGCATCCCCAGGTCCACATGACGTTCCGGTCGGCGGGCAAGATCGTCCACGACCTGCCGGCCGTCGCCGGCGTCCGCGAGCGGATCGCCACCTTCTTCGGCCGCGAGCTGGCCGAGTCCCTCCTCTGGGTCGAGGGGAAGCTCGAACAGGTCGCGCTCTGGGGCTACGTCGGCCACCCCTCGCAGAGCCGGTCGAGCACCAAGGGCCAGTACCTCTTCCTGGGCGGTCGGTACGTGCGGGACCGCAGCCTGAGCCACGCGCTCAACGAAGCGTATCGAGGCCTGCTCATGGTCGGCCGCAATCCGGTGGCCTTCCTGAACCTGGAGATTCCGCCCGAGGAGGTGGACGTAAACGTCCACCCGACCAAAATCGAAGTCCGTTTCCGCGACCCCCAGCGCATCTACAGCCACCTGCTCTCGACGCTCCGCCAGACCTTCCTTTCGAGCGACCTCCACAGCCGCCTCCAGGCCGTCCCGGGCGCCAGGCCGGCCGAGGCGTCGAGCCCGGCGAACGGCTCCGACGACGAGACGACCGATTGGGCTGCCCCGGCCCGACTGTCGCCCACGCCCGCCCGCGCCGAATCGTCGTACGGTTTGGAATCGCCCCCCGCCAGCCGGCAAGCGATCGCCTCCTGGTTCGAACCCTCGCGAGGGCCGGCCGCGGAATTCCCCAAGATCCCCGACTCGGTGGGGCAGGTCCAGCCGCCCGATTGGTCGCGGTCGCTCCCCGGCCGGTTCGAGTTCGGGCAGGGTGCGAGCTTCGACGAGTTCGCGTCGCCGGCCCCGGAGCAGACACCCGGCCCGCCGCCCGAGATACCGCCGATCGAGCGCCGCCGTCAGCCCGAGCCGGACCTCCACGCCAAGGCGATCCAGGTCCACGACAGCTACCTGATCGCCGAGACGAACGAGGGGATGATGGTGATCGACCAGCACGCCCTGCACGAGCGGATCCTCTACGAAGAACTGCGGAGGCGCGTCGCCGAGGGCCGGGTCGAGTCGCAGGGCCTGCTCGTCCCCGAGCCCGTCCACATGGCGCCCGACGAGGCGGCGACGCTGCTGGAGCACGCCGACCTGCTCGCCACGCTGGGGCTGGAGGTCGAGGGCTTCGGCGGCGACACGGTGCTCGTCCGGAGCACGCCCGTCATGCTCTCGCAGCTCCAGCCCGAGCGGCTGGTCCGCGACCTGGCGGAGCACCTCGCGACCCGCCCGCTCCCCCCGACCCGCGACGGCCTGGTCGCCGAGCTGCTCCACATGGTCTCGTGCAAGGCGGCCGTGAAGGCCGGCCAGAAGCTGACCGCCGACGAGATCGACGCCCTGCTCGCGCGTCGCGAGCTGGCCGCCGACGCCCACCACTGCCCCCACGGCAGGCCGACCGCCCTGATCTTCACCAAGAGCGAGCTGGAGAAGCAGTTCGGCCGGATCTGA
- a CDS encoding shikimate kinase, giving the protein MSREPMGETNGGGLVLVGYRGTGKSTVGRLLAGRSGRPFVDVDDVIVARAGRTIRAIFEDSGEPAFRELEESVVRDLVATHPGAVLGTGGGTILREANRRALTTFGLVAWLRADADELARRLEADSATRETRPSLTSKGALEEIAEVLAVRTPFYQEIAQVVVDTQERGPAEVADLILRHWSPSTVARPAGEPHACS; this is encoded by the coding sequence ATGAGCCGCGAACCGATGGGCGAGACGAACGGCGGGGGCCTGGTGCTGGTGGGCTATCGGGGCACGGGGAAGTCGACGGTCGGCCGGCTTTTGGCCGGGCGGTCGGGGCGGCCGTTCGTCGACGTCGACGACGTGATCGTCGCCCGCGCGGGGCGGACGATCCGGGCGATTTTCGAGGACTCGGGCGAGCCCGCCTTCCGCGAGCTGGAGGAGTCCGTCGTGCGGGACCTGGTCGCCACGCACCCGGGGGCCGTCCTGGGGACCGGCGGCGGGACGATCCTCCGCGAGGCCAACCGCCGCGCCCTGACCACGTTCGGCCTGGTCGCCTGGCTGCGGGCCGACGCCGACGAGTTGGCCCGCCGCCTGGAAGCCGACTCCGCCACTCGCGAGACCCGTCCGTCGCTGACCTCCAAGGGGGCGCTCGAAGAAATCGCCGAGGTCCTGGCCGTGCGGACGCCCTTCTACCAGGAGATCGCCCAAGTCGTCGTCGACACCCAGGAACGCGGCCCGGCCGAGGTGGCCGACCTGATCCTGCGACACTGGTCGCCTTCGACCGTCGCCCGCCCCGCTGGGGAGCCCCACGCGTGTTCGTGA
- a CDS encoding DinB family protein, with protein sequence MPHSLADRFRRLFEFERFAHARVFASLDGVPADRRDGAEFRRAVDIMGHVVLARRIWLSRLGSGPAPTGKLFPENANLEDVRADWAETERRSLAYLATLKEDDLDRIVDYKTTDGTPHRDTVEDLLTQLSGHSPYHRGQIAMLVRASGGTSAATDFIHWLRSSPPG encoded by the coding sequence ATGCCCCACTCCCTCGCCGACCGATTCCGTCGCCTGTTCGAGTTCGAACGTTTCGCCCACGCCAGGGTCTTCGCCTCGCTCGACGGCGTACCCGCCGACCGCCGAGATGGCGCCGAGTTCCGCAGGGCGGTCGACATCATGGGCCATGTCGTCCTCGCGCGCAGGATCTGGCTTTCCCGCCTGGGGTCCGGTCCGGCCCCGACCGGGAAGCTCTTCCCCGAGAACGCGAACCTCGAAGACGTGCGAGCCGACTGGGCCGAGACCGAACGCCGCTCGCTGGCCTATCTCGCAACCCTCAAGGAAGACGACCTCGACCGCATCGTGGACTACAAGACCACCGACGGCACGCCCCATCGCGATACGGTCGAAGATCTGCTCACCCAGCTCTCCGGTCATTCGCCCTACCACCGCGGCCAGATCGCCATGCTCGTCCGCGCCTCGGGCGGGACCTCGGCCGCGACCGACTTCATCCATTGGCTCCGCTCAAGTCCCCCCGGTTGA